A single window of Zea mays cultivar B73 chromosome 10, Zm-B73-REFERENCE-NAM-5.0, whole genome shotgun sequence DNA harbors:
- the LOC103642855 gene encoding uncharacterized protein, translated as MAKNVSRAAWNTVYEKGLVDVFLEHKDNPKFKSQNGWTAEGWNSITNKFNERYPLAHYSKQQMQDKDKELKSHYKAVRDSRKESGVGWNDSLCMIVAEPELWEKLILAHPKVAKYQKKPFPLYYTLEGLHEGSVATGDLNFTSTQQMPPPSFILVRPLTTPPGGPLAAPPGGPLTTASASATAHSNRSTSEQSHSPLHPHTNPFSMEWQEISNEAQSRHVEGGNGRKRKQSQIGAAIESFVDFKRSATSKMLEGIEEVSMEKCLDKLDRIDGFTDEDRSYAMEVFESAINREVFMKSKNHNARLLWLKRKINVLSGSNT; from the exons ATGGCAAAGAATGTTTCTAGGGCAGCTTGGAACACTGTGTATGAGAAAGGTCTGGTTGATGTGTTCCTTGAACATAAGGACAACCCAAAGTTCAAAAGTCAAAATGGTTGGACTGCTGAGGGATGGAACAGTATCACAAACAAGTTCAATGAGAGGTATCCTCTTGCCCATTACTCCAAACAACAAATGCAAGACAAAGATAAGGAGCTTAAATCTCATTACAAGGCAGTAAGAGATTCAAGGAAAGAAAGTGGGGTGGGTTGGAATGATTCCCTATGTATGATAGTGGCTGAGCCAGAACTTTGGGAAAAGCTCATCCTT GCTCACCCAAAGGTAGCGAAGTACCAAAAGAAGCCATTTCCATTGTACTACACTTTGGAAGGCCTGCACGAAG GTAGTGTGGCTACAGGAGATTTGAATTTCACATCCACTCAGCAAATGCCACCACCTTCTTTCATTCTTGTTCGTCCTCTTACTACCCCTCCTGGTGGCCCTCTTGCTGCCCCTCCTGGTGGTCCTCTTACTACAGCTTCCGCTTCTGCTACTGCTCATTCGAACAGGAGTACCTCTGAACAAAGCCACTCTCCCTTGCACCCCCACACAAACCCATTCTCCATGGAATGGCAAGAAATATCAAATGAAGCTCAATCAAGACATGTAGAAGGTGGAAATGGGAGAAAGCGCAAGCAAAGCCAAATTGGAGCAGCCATTGAAAGTTTTGTGGATTTTAAGAGGAGTGCCACATCCAAAATGCTCGAAGGTATTGAAGAAGTGTCTATGGAAAAGTGTCTAGACAAGTTGGATAGAATTGATGGGTTCACTGATGAGGATAGATCATATGCTATGGAGGTCTTTGAATCTGCGATAAACAGAGAGGTGTTTATGAAGTCAAAAAACCATAATGCTAGATTACTTTGGTTGAAGAGGAAAATTAA TGTGTTAAGTGGAAGCAACACATGA
- the LOC100193614 gene encoding Glutamate dehydrogenase 2, mitochondrial-like — MNALAATTRNFRRASKLLGLDSKLEQSLLIPFREIKVECTIPKDDGSLATFVGFRVQHDNARGPMKGGIRYHNEVDPDEVNALAQLMTWKTAVAAVPYGGAKGGIGCSPGELSRSELERLTRVFTQKIHDLIGTHTDVPAPDMGTNAQTMAWMLDEYSKFHGHSPAVVTGKPIDLGGSLGRDAATGRGVMYATEALLAEYGKCISGSTFVIQGFGNVGSWAARLIHEKGGKIIAIGDVTGSIRNTAGIDIPALVKHRNEGHAMKDFDGAEVLDSTELLVHDCDVLVPCALGGVLNKDNAPDVKAKFVIEAANHPTDPEADEILAKKGVVVLPDIYANSGGVVVSYFEWVQNIQGFMWDEEKVNDELEKYMSSAFQHMKAMCKSLDCDLRMGAFTLGVNRVARATLLRGWEA; from the exons ATGAACGCGCTCGCCGCCACCACCCGCAACTTCCGGCGGGCATCGAAGCTGCTCGGCCTCGACTCCAAGCTCGAGCAGAGCCTGCTCATCCCGTTCCGGGAGATCAAG GTGGAATGCACCATCCCCAAAGACGACGGCAGCTTGGCGACGTTCGTGGGGTTCCGCGTGCAGCATGATAACGCCCGCGGGCCGATGAAAGGCGGCATCCGCTATCACAATGAG GTTGATCCAGATGAAGTAAATGCCCTTGCTCAACTCATGACATGGAAGACAGCTGTTGCTGCAGTCCCATATGGTGGAGCAAAGGGAGGGATCGGGTGCTCTCCTGGTGAACTAAGTAGAAGTGAGTTGGAGCGGTTGACACGAGTATTTACCCAGAAAATTCATGATCTTATCGGAACGCATACAGATGTCCCTGCTCCTGACATGGGGACCAATGCACAA ACCATGGCATGGATGCTGGATGAGTACTCGAAATTTCATGGTCACTCCCCAGCAGTCGTCACTGGGAAGCCAATA GATCTTGGCGGATCACTGGGCAGGGATGCAGCAACAGGGCGAGGCGTAATGTATGCTACCGAGGCCCTACTCGCTGAATATGGAAAATGCATTTCTGGATCAACTTTTGTGATCCAA GGTTTTGGCAATGTTGGTTCATGGGCTGCTCGACTTATTCACGAGAAAGGTGGTAAGATTATTGCAATTGGGGATGTGACAGGTTCAATTAGAAACACGGCTGGTATAGACATACCTGCTTTGGTGAAGCATAGGAATGAAGGTCATGCGATGAAAGACTTCGATGGTGcggaagttttggattcaaccgaGTTGTTAGTGCATGACTGTGATGTTCTTGTCCCCTGCGCCTTAGGTGGAGTTCTTAACAA GGATAATGCACCAGACGTGAAGGCCAAATTTGTAATCGAAGCTGCTAACCATCCAACTGATCCAGAGGCAGACGAG ATTCTCGCCAAGAAGGGGGTAGTAGTATTACCTGATATATATGCTAATTCAGGTGGCGTGGTCGTTAGCTACTTTGAATGGGTGCAG AACATTCAAGGTTTCATGTGGGATGAGGAGAAAGTTAACGATGAACTAGAAAAGTACATGAGCAGTGCTTTTCAACACATGAAAGCCATGTGCAAATCTCTGGATTGCGACCTTAGGATGGGGGCCTTCACCTTAGGAGTTAACAGGGTTGCTCGTGCCACCCTTTTGAGAGGCTGGGAGGCATGA
- the LOC103641906 gene encoding uncharacterized protein isoform X1: protein MVDAGQAAKRGKATDEKGQPSAAARTPRQHTPDHPPYCWMIGEAIDELAEDGGSEEDSISAFIRARHPGVPPAHDRFLRHYLGKHVAEGFFLRNAAGRFERNPEENAAEELPVEQTEAGSCNPASVGSLVVDAKHGRGRPPKDGYPSTPPEGRKDGGAGAQWMTPHAGSSSTLAAAAKGSVLMSPVAAADKDESRAPSLKPKRRRRLRRQGMATTADSSGEALVAGKKDSREEHEPPRELALVILDDSSNTPTMDKACTKVPPTTRPVDGGQPLDLSATPKGRRRQRKSVAVATGGRSALTPGKKLGCKVSSASPKFAPVVAAGCRTPASVADQGGRKASATLKRHGRPRKLYPVSADEISDDPEIALLALPSPDTSGVIPVAPKLGYLT from the exons ATGGTGGACGCGGGGCAAGCGGCGAAGCGGGGGAAGGCCACGGATGAGAAGGGGCAGCCGTCGGCGGCCGCGCGGACGCCTCGCCAACACACGCCGGATCACCCACCCTATTGCTGG ATGATCGGCGAGGCAATTGACGAGCTGGCTGAGGACGGCGGCTCGGAGGAGGACTCCATCTCGGCCTTCATCCGCGCCAGGCACCCTGGCGTGCCCCCCGCGCACGATAGGTTCCTCCGGCACTACCTCGGCAAGCACGTCGCCGAGGGATTCTTCCTGCGAAACGCTGCGGGGCGGTTCGAGCGCAACCCCGAGGAGAACGCAGCCGAGGAGCTCCCGGTGGAGCAGACTGAGGCCGGCTCGTGCAACCCGGCTTCCGTTGGGTCTTTGGTGGTAGATGCCAAGCATGGCCGGGGCAGGCCGCCGAAGGATGGCTATCCTTCGACACCGCCTGAAGGCAGGAAGGATGGCGGCGCGGGTGCTCAGTGGATGACACCACATGCAGGTTCTTCTTCCACACTAGCCGCTGCTGCCAAGGGTTCTGTTCTAATGTCACCGGTTGCTGCTGCAGACAAGGACGAAAGCCGAGCACCATCCTTGAAGCCCAAGCGCCGTCGCCGGCTTCGCAGGCAGGGGATGGCCACGACCGCTGACAGCTCCGGCGAAGCACTCGTCGCAGGCAAGAAAGATAGCAGGGAGGAGCATGAGCCACCGCGTGAGCTGGCACTGGTGATCCTCGATGATAGCTCCAACACACCAACCATGGACAAGGCATGCACCAAGGTCCCTCCAACCACGCGACCTGTGGATGGTGGGCAGCCTCTCGATCTGTCAGCTACACCCAAGGGACGTCGCCGGCAACGCAAATCAGTCGCGGTGGCTACTGGTGGCCGCTCTGCTCTTACACCTGGCAAGAAGCTAGGTTGTAAGGTCTCATCTGCATCGCCCAAGTTTGCACCGGTGGTTGCCGCTGGCTGTCGTACTCCGGCTTCAGTTGCTGACCAGGGCGGCAGGAAAGCATCAGCGACGCTGAAGCGGCACGGGCGGCCTCGCAAACTGTACCCAGTTAGCGCTGACGAGATTTCAGATGATCCAGAGATTGCTTTGCTCGCGTTGCCTTCTCCAGACACTAGCGGCGTCATACCCGTAGCTCCAAAACTTGGCTACCTGACCTGA
- the LOC103641906 gene encoding uncharacterized protein LOC103641906 — protein MVDAGQAAKRGKATDEKGQPSAAARTPRQHTPDHPPYCWMIGEAIDELAEDGGSEEDSISAFIRARHPGVPPAHDRFLRHYLGKHVAEGFFLRNAAGRFERNPEENAAEELPVEQTEAGSCNPASVGSLVVDAKHGRGRPPKDGYPSTPPEGRKDGGAGAQWMTPHADKDESRAPSLKPKRRRRLRRQGMATTADSSGEALVAGKKDSREEHEPPRELALVILDDSSNTPTMDKACTKVPPTTRPVDGGQPLDLSATPKGRRRQRKSVAVATGGRSALTPGKKLGCKVSSASPKFAPVVAAGCRTPASVADQGGRKASATLKRHGRPRKLYPVSADEISDDPEIALLALPSPDTSGVIPVAPKLGYLT, from the exons ATGGTGGACGCGGGGCAAGCGGCGAAGCGGGGGAAGGCCACGGATGAGAAGGGGCAGCCGTCGGCGGCCGCGCGGACGCCTCGCCAACACACGCCGGATCACCCACCCTATTGCTGG ATGATCGGCGAGGCAATTGACGAGCTGGCTGAGGACGGCGGCTCGGAGGAGGACTCCATCTCGGCCTTCATCCGCGCCAGGCACCCTGGCGTGCCCCCCGCGCACGATAGGTTCCTCCGGCACTACCTCGGCAAGCACGTCGCCGAGGGATTCTTCCTGCGAAACGCTGCGGGGCGGTTCGAGCGCAACCCCGAGGAGAACGCAGCCGAGGAGCTCCCGGTGGAGCAGACTGAGGCCGGCTCGTGCAACCCGGCTTCCGTTGGGTCTTTGGTGGTAGATGCCAAGCATGGCCGGGGCAGGCCGCCGAAGGATGGCTATCCTTCGACACCGCCTGAAGGCAGGAAGGATGGCGGCGCGGGTGCTCAGTGGATGACACCACATGCAG ACAAGGACGAAAGCCGAGCACCATCCTTGAAGCCCAAGCGCCGTCGCCGGCTTCGCAGGCAGGGGATGGCCACGACCGCTGACAGCTCCGGCGAAGCACTCGTCGCAGGCAAGAAAGATAGCAGGGAGGAGCATGAGCCACCGCGTGAGCTGGCACTGGTGATCCTCGATGATAGCTCCAACACACCAACCATGGACAAGGCATGCACCAAGGTCCCTCCAACCACGCGACCTGTGGATGGTGGGCAGCCTCTCGATCTGTCAGCTACACCCAAGGGACGTCGCCGGCAACGCAAATCAGTCGCGGTGGCTACTGGTGGCCGCTCTGCTCTTACACCTGGCAAGAAGCTAGGTTGTAAGGTCTCATCTGCATCGCCCAAGTTTGCACCGGTGGTTGCCGCTGGCTGTCGTACTCCGGCTTCAGTTGCTGACCAGGGCGGCAGGAAAGCATCAGCGACGCTGAAGCGGCACGGGCGGCCTCGCAAACTGTACCCAGTTAGCGCTGACGAGATTTCAGATGATCCAGAGATTGCTTTGCTCGCGTTGCCTTCTCCAGACACTAGCGGCGTCATACCCGTAGCTCCAAAACTTGGCTACCTGACCTGA